The DNA region CGCAATCATCCCGGCAGTCACTCCCGTAAAGACACGAACATCCCCGTCCCAGCACACGGCAACGGCTCCTTCGAACCAGGCCTCCCGGGATTCCCCGTCGAGCAGTTTGGCGAATCCCCGATATCCCAGCTTGTCAAAGATCCGTTTGGTCAGGACCCCGGGAAATCCCGGCCATGCCTTGAAGAAGAGTCCCGCATCATCCACCATCACGTGATCCATTCCCAGCTTCCGCACTTGCTCCAGCTTGAACCGCGCCACTTCCGACACGGTGCCTCCGTCCGGTTCCGCCAGTTTGAGCGGGATGCCTTCCACCTCGATGCCGTGACGTGACAACGCTTGACGCGCTTCCTCCAACTTGGCTCTGTTTTCCGTCGCGAACCGAATTTTCATCTGTTTCCCTCCAACCTGTCCCGTCGCTTCAAGACAACGGGAGATCCCCCTTGAGAAAAAAAGTACCATTACTAATCTACACGATTTCCCGCGGGAACACGTCAGGCACGGCCAAAACATTTCCGAAAGAACGGAACCGATTGTTTGTCGGAATCGTGAACATTCCGGAAATGAAAGAAAATCGGGACAAAAAAACAGACCAGCCTTCGA from Staphylospora marina includes:
- a CDS encoding non-canonical purine NTP pyrophosphatase, which gives rise to MKIRFATENRAKLEEARQALSRHGIEVEGIPLKLAEPDGGTVSEVARFKLEQVRKLGMDHVMVDDAGLFFKAWPGFPGVLTKRIFDKLGYRGFAKLLDGESREAWFEGAVAVCWDGDVRVFTGVTAGMIAELKDSLKPVPGFPFDPVFVPEGESRPLAELSEEERLVHSYRRKALEQLADWILTKTGKDTAVK